One Vitis riparia cultivar Riparia Gloire de Montpellier isolate 1030 chromosome 4, EGFV_Vit.rip_1.0, whole genome shotgun sequence genomic window carries:
- the LOC117912553 gene encoding transcriptional corepressor LEUNIG isoform X1, translating into MSQTNWEADKMLDVYIHDYLVKRDLKASAQAFQAEGKVSSDPVAIDAPGGFLFEWWSVFWDIFIARTNEKHSEVAASYIETQLIKAREQQQQQQQQQQQPQQPQHQQQQQQQQQLQMQQLLLQRHAQQQQQQQQQQQQQQQQQQQQQQQQPQQQQRRDGAHLLNGTTNGLVGNDPLMRTNPATANALATKMYEERLKLPIQRDSLDDAAMKQRFNENVGQLLDPNHATILKSAAAAGQPSGQVLHVSAGGMSPQVQARNQQLPGSTPDIKSEMNPVLNPRAGGPEGSLIGIPGSNQGGNNLTLKGWPLTGLDQLRSGLLQQPKTFIQAAPQPFHQLQMLPQHQQQLLLAQQSLTSPPSDESRRLRMLLNNRNMNLGKDGPSNSIGDVPNVGSPLQPGCAVLPRGDTEMLMKLKMAQMHHQQQQQQQQQQNSNQPQQQQQQQLQQHALSSQQSQSSNHNMHQQDKMGGAGSITVDGSMSNSFRGNDQASKNQTGRKRKQPVSSSGPANSSGTANTAGPSPSSAPSTPSTHTPGDVISMPALPHSGSSSKPLMMFSTDGTGTLTSPSNQLWDDKDLELQADMDRFVEDGSLDDNVESFLSHDDTDPRDAVGRCMDVSKGFTFTEVSSVRASASKVICCHFSSDGKLLASGGHDKKAVLWYTDTLKTKTTLEEHSMLITDVRFSPSMPRLATSSFDKTVRVWDADSTSYSLRTFTGHSASVMSLDFHPNQEDLICSCDGDGEIRYWNIKNGSCARVFKGGTAQMRFQPRHGRYLAAAAENVVSILDVETQACRHSLQGHTKPIHSVCWDPSGEFLASVSEDSVRVWTLGSGNEGECVHELSCNGNKFHSCVFHPTYSSLLVIGCYQSLELWNMSENKTMTLSAHDGLIAALAVSTVSGLVASASHDKIVKLWK; encoded by the exons ATGTCTCAAACCAACTGGGAAGCTGATAAAAT GTTAGATGTCTACATCCATGATTATTTAGTGAAGAGGGATTTAAAGGCATCTGCTCAGGCCTTTCAAGCTGAGGGGAAAGTATCATCTGATCCTGTTG CTATTGATGCTCCGGGTGGTTTTCTATTCGAATGGTGGTCGGTTTTTTGGGATATATTCATTGCTAGGACTAATGAAAAACACTCAGAGGTTGCTGCATCTTATATTGAG ACTCAATTAATTAAAGCAAGGGAACAACAACAACAGCAACAGCAGCAACAACAGCAACCCCAACAACCACAgcatcaacaacaacaacagcagcagcaacaaTTGCAGATGCAACAGCTGTTATTGCAGAGGCATGCtcaacagcagcagcaacaacagcagcagcagcagcagcaacagcagcaacagcagcagcaacagcaaCAGCAACCCCAGCAACAGCAACGTAGAGATGGTGCCCATCTCTTAAATGGAACTACAAATGGGCTTGTTGGAAATGATCCTCTTATGCGGACAAATCCTGCCACTGCCAATGCTTTGGCTACAAAGATGTATGAGGAGAGGTTAAAATTGCCAATTCAGCGGGATTCTTTGGATGATGCAGCAATGAAG CAAAGATTTAATGAGAATGTGGGCCAGCTTTTGGATCCAAATCATGCCACAATATTGAAGTCTGCTGCAGCAGCTGGCCAGCCTTCAGG GCAAGTATTGCATGTTTCAGCTGGAGGTATGTCTCCACAAGTTCAAGCTCGGAATCAGCAACTACCAGGATCTACACCG GATATAAAGAGTGAGATGAATCCAGTGTTGAACCCCAGAGCTGGTGGTCCTGAAGGATCATTGATAGGAATTCCTG GATCAAATCAAGGTGGTAACAATTTGACCCTGAAAGGATGGCCGCTCACG GGATTGGATCAACTTCGCTCTGGGCTACTTCAGCAGCCAAAAACTTTCATCCAAGCTGCTCCTCAGCCCTTTCATCAGCTCCAGATGCTACCACAACACCAGCAACAGCTTTTGCTTGCACAACAAAGTTTGACATCCCCTCCCAGTGATGAAAGCAGAAGGCTGAGAATGCTTCTGAATAATCGGAATATGAATCTTGGGAAGGACGGTCCTTCAAATTCCATTGGTGATGTTCCAAATGTTGGCTCACCCCTGCAACCCGGTTGCGCTGTTTTGCCTCGTGGAGATACTGAGATGCTAATGAAG TTAAAAATGGCCCAAATGCATCATcagcagcaacaacaacagcagcagcaacaaAACAGTAATCAAccacagcagcagcagcaacagcagcTTCAGCAGCATGCGCTCTCAAGTCAGCAATCTCAGAGTTCAAATCACAACATGCATCAGCAAGATAAAATGGGGGGAGCTGGCAGCATCACTGTGGATGGTAGCATGTCAAATTCTTTTCGAGGAAATGATCAG GCTTCAAAAAACCAgactggaagaaagagaaagcaGCCTGTTTCATCTTCTGGTCCAGCCAATAGCTCAGGAACTGCAAACACAGCAGGACCCTCCCCAAGCTCAGCACCCTCTACACCGTCAACTCACACACCTGGAGATGTGATCTCAATGCCTGCTTTGCCACACAGTGGTAGCTCTTCAAAGCCGTTGATGATGTTCAGCACTGATGGTACTGGAACTCTTACATCACCGTCAAATCAGTTG TGGGATGATAAAGATCTTGAATTGCAGGCTGATATGGATCGTTTTGTGGAAGATGGTTCCCTTGACGATAATGTTGAGTCTTTTTTATCCCATGATGATACAGACCCTAGAGATGCAGTTGGTCGTTGTATGGATGTCAGTAAAG GGTTTACATTTACGGAAGTCAGCTCCGTTCGAGCGAGTGCAAGTAAAGTTATCTGTTGCCACTTCTCATCAGATGGAAAACTGCTTGCTAGTGGTGGCCATGATAAAAAG GCAGTATTGTGGTATACAGACACTTTAAAGACAAAAACTACACTTGAAGAACATTCAATGTTAATCACTGATGTCCGTTTCAGTCCGAGCATGCCGCGTCTTGCAACATCTTCATTTGACAAAACCGTCAGGGTTTGGGATGCTGACAGT ACTAGTTACTCGCTACGTACTTTTACTGGACATTCTGCGTCTGTTATGTCGTTGGACTTCCACCCGAATCAAGAGGATCTCATCTGCTCTTGTGATGGAGATGGTGAGATACGATACTGGAATATTAAGAACGGTAGCTGTGCAAGGGTATTCAAG GGTGGTACGGCCCAAATGAGATTTCAACCTCGTCATGGAAGATATCTTGCAGCAGCTGCAGAGAACGTTGTATCGATACTGGATGTGGAGACGCAAGCTTGTCGGCATTCATTACAG GGACATACAAAACCAATTCATTCTGTTTGCTGGGATCCTTCTGGTGAGTTCTTGGCATCTGTAAGTGAGGATTCTGTCAGAGTTTGGACGCTTGGATCAGGAAACGAAGGGGAGTGTGTTCATGAGTTGAGTTGTAATGGCAACAAGTTCCACTCCTGTGTTTTTCACCCAACATATTCATCATTGCTGGTCATCGGTTGTTACCAG TCTCTAGAGCTTTGGAACATGAGTGAGAACAAGACAATGACTCTTTCAGCTCATGATGGACTAATAGCTGCCTTGGCTGTATCAACTGTGTCTGGCTTGGTTGCTTCAGCTAGCCATGACAAGATTGTCAAGCTCTGGAAGTGA
- the LOC117912553 gene encoding transcriptional corepressor LEUNIG isoform X2: MSQTNWEADKMLDVYIHDYLVKRDLKASAQAFQAEGKVSSDPVAIDAPGGFLFEWWSVFWDIFIARTNEKHSEVAASYIETQLIKAREQQQQQQQQQQQPQQPQHQQQQQQQQQLQMQQLLLQRHAQQQQQQQQQQQQQQQQQQQQQQQQPQQQQRRDGAHLLNGTTNGLVGNDPLMRTNPATANALATKMYEERLKLPIQRDSLDDAAMKQRFNENVGQLLDPNHATILKSAAAAGQPSGQVLHVSAGGMSPQVQARNQQLPGSTPDIKSEMNPVLNPRAGGPEGSLIGIPGSNQGGNNLTLKGWPLTGLDQLRSGLLQQPKTFIQAAPQPFHQLQMLPQHQQQLLLAQQSLTSPPSDESRRLRMLLNNRNMNLGKDGPSNSIGDVPNVGSPLQPGCAVLPRGDTEMLMKLKMAQMHHQQQQQQQQQQNSNQPQQQQQQQLQQHALSSQQSQSSNHNMHQQDKMGGAGSITVDGSMSNSFRGNDQASKNQTGRKRKQPVSSSGPANSSGTANTAGPSPSSAPSTPSTHTPGDVISMPALPHSGSSSKPLMMFSTDGTGTLTSPSNQLADMDRFVEDGSLDDNVESFLSHDDTDPRDAVGRCMDVSKGFTFTEVSSVRASASKVICCHFSSDGKLLASGGHDKKAVLWYTDTLKTKTTLEEHSMLITDVRFSPSMPRLATSSFDKTVRVWDADSTSYSLRTFTGHSASVMSLDFHPNQEDLICSCDGDGEIRYWNIKNGSCARVFKGGTAQMRFQPRHGRYLAAAAENVVSILDVETQACRHSLQGHTKPIHSVCWDPSGEFLASVSEDSVRVWTLGSGNEGECVHELSCNGNKFHSCVFHPTYSSLLVIGCYQSLELWNMSENKTMTLSAHDGLIAALAVSTVSGLVASASHDKIVKLWK, translated from the exons ATGTCTCAAACCAACTGGGAAGCTGATAAAAT GTTAGATGTCTACATCCATGATTATTTAGTGAAGAGGGATTTAAAGGCATCTGCTCAGGCCTTTCAAGCTGAGGGGAAAGTATCATCTGATCCTGTTG CTATTGATGCTCCGGGTGGTTTTCTATTCGAATGGTGGTCGGTTTTTTGGGATATATTCATTGCTAGGACTAATGAAAAACACTCAGAGGTTGCTGCATCTTATATTGAG ACTCAATTAATTAAAGCAAGGGAACAACAACAACAGCAACAGCAGCAACAACAGCAACCCCAACAACCACAgcatcaacaacaacaacagcagcagcaacaaTTGCAGATGCAACAGCTGTTATTGCAGAGGCATGCtcaacagcagcagcaacaacagcagcagcagcagcagcaacagcagcaacagcagcagcaacagcaaCAGCAACCCCAGCAACAGCAACGTAGAGATGGTGCCCATCTCTTAAATGGAACTACAAATGGGCTTGTTGGAAATGATCCTCTTATGCGGACAAATCCTGCCACTGCCAATGCTTTGGCTACAAAGATGTATGAGGAGAGGTTAAAATTGCCAATTCAGCGGGATTCTTTGGATGATGCAGCAATGAAG CAAAGATTTAATGAGAATGTGGGCCAGCTTTTGGATCCAAATCATGCCACAATATTGAAGTCTGCTGCAGCAGCTGGCCAGCCTTCAGG GCAAGTATTGCATGTTTCAGCTGGAGGTATGTCTCCACAAGTTCAAGCTCGGAATCAGCAACTACCAGGATCTACACCG GATATAAAGAGTGAGATGAATCCAGTGTTGAACCCCAGAGCTGGTGGTCCTGAAGGATCATTGATAGGAATTCCTG GATCAAATCAAGGTGGTAACAATTTGACCCTGAAAGGATGGCCGCTCACG GGATTGGATCAACTTCGCTCTGGGCTACTTCAGCAGCCAAAAACTTTCATCCAAGCTGCTCCTCAGCCCTTTCATCAGCTCCAGATGCTACCACAACACCAGCAACAGCTTTTGCTTGCACAACAAAGTTTGACATCCCCTCCCAGTGATGAAAGCAGAAGGCTGAGAATGCTTCTGAATAATCGGAATATGAATCTTGGGAAGGACGGTCCTTCAAATTCCATTGGTGATGTTCCAAATGTTGGCTCACCCCTGCAACCCGGTTGCGCTGTTTTGCCTCGTGGAGATACTGAGATGCTAATGAAG TTAAAAATGGCCCAAATGCATCATcagcagcaacaacaacagcagcagcaacaaAACAGTAATCAAccacagcagcagcagcaacagcagcTTCAGCAGCATGCGCTCTCAAGTCAGCAATCTCAGAGTTCAAATCACAACATGCATCAGCAAGATAAAATGGGGGGAGCTGGCAGCATCACTGTGGATGGTAGCATGTCAAATTCTTTTCGAGGAAATGATCAG GCTTCAAAAAACCAgactggaagaaagagaaagcaGCCTGTTTCATCTTCTGGTCCAGCCAATAGCTCAGGAACTGCAAACACAGCAGGACCCTCCCCAAGCTCAGCACCCTCTACACCGTCAACTCACACACCTGGAGATGTGATCTCAATGCCTGCTTTGCCACACAGTGGTAGCTCTTCAAAGCCGTTGATGATGTTCAGCACTGATGGTACTGGAACTCTTACATCACCGTCAAATCAGTTG GCTGATATGGATCGTTTTGTGGAAGATGGTTCCCTTGACGATAATGTTGAGTCTTTTTTATCCCATGATGATACAGACCCTAGAGATGCAGTTGGTCGTTGTATGGATGTCAGTAAAG GGTTTACATTTACGGAAGTCAGCTCCGTTCGAGCGAGTGCAAGTAAAGTTATCTGTTGCCACTTCTCATCAGATGGAAAACTGCTTGCTAGTGGTGGCCATGATAAAAAG GCAGTATTGTGGTATACAGACACTTTAAAGACAAAAACTACACTTGAAGAACATTCAATGTTAATCACTGATGTCCGTTTCAGTCCGAGCATGCCGCGTCTTGCAACATCTTCATTTGACAAAACCGTCAGGGTTTGGGATGCTGACAGT ACTAGTTACTCGCTACGTACTTTTACTGGACATTCTGCGTCTGTTATGTCGTTGGACTTCCACCCGAATCAAGAGGATCTCATCTGCTCTTGTGATGGAGATGGTGAGATACGATACTGGAATATTAAGAACGGTAGCTGTGCAAGGGTATTCAAG GGTGGTACGGCCCAAATGAGATTTCAACCTCGTCATGGAAGATATCTTGCAGCAGCTGCAGAGAACGTTGTATCGATACTGGATGTGGAGACGCAAGCTTGTCGGCATTCATTACAG GGACATACAAAACCAATTCATTCTGTTTGCTGGGATCCTTCTGGTGAGTTCTTGGCATCTGTAAGTGAGGATTCTGTCAGAGTTTGGACGCTTGGATCAGGAAACGAAGGGGAGTGTGTTCATGAGTTGAGTTGTAATGGCAACAAGTTCCACTCCTGTGTTTTTCACCCAACATATTCATCATTGCTGGTCATCGGTTGTTACCAG TCTCTAGAGCTTTGGAACATGAGTGAGAACAAGACAATGACTCTTTCAGCTCATGATGGACTAATAGCTGCCTTGGCTGTATCAACTGTGTCTGGCTTGGTTGCTTCAGCTAGCCATGACAAGATTGTCAAGCTCTGGAAGTGA